The genomic region CGTCCGTGAGCGGGCGCCGACTACGGAACGAGGACGATCTTGCCGAGCGCGCCGGGCTCCATCACGCGTTCGTGGGCGCGGGACGCGTCGGCCAGCGGGATCTCCTCGCGGATTACGGGGCGGAGCGTGCCCGCGTCCAGCCCGGCGCCGAGCGCTGCGTGGATGGACGCCAGCTCCGCGTCGGTCGCGTTGAAGACCATCATGCCGTGTATGGAGGCGTCGCGGCTCATGGCGTCGCGCGGGTTCACCTGCACGGGCCCGCGGCTGCCGATTACGACCACGCGCCCGCCGCGCGCCACGATCGTCAGGTCCTTCCCGAGGTTCACGTTGGCGAGCATCTCCAGCACGACGTCGACGCCGCGGCCGCCGGTCAGCTCCATGAGCTCGGCGAGATAGCCTTCGTCGCGGTGGTCGAGGACGTGGTGGGCGCCATGCTCCCGCGCGAGCCGCCGCCCATCGTCCGTGCCCGCCGTGCCGATCACCGTCAGACCTGCCGCCCGCGCCAGCTCCACCGCGGCGATGCCCACGCCGCCGCTCGCGCCGTGCACCAGCACCGTCTCGCCGGGCAGCGCGCGCGCCTTGTGGAAGAGGCCGCGGTAGGCGGTGGCGTACGGCACGCCGAGCGCCGCTCCCTGAGCGAACGTCGCAGCATCCGGGAGCGGGTGCACGTGCGCCGCGTCGCACAGCGCCAGCTCCGCGTACGAGCCGCTCAGCGTCCGCGAGGTGTAGACGCGGTCGCCGGGGCGCACGTTCGCCACGCCCTCGCCGGCGGATTCCACCGTGCCCGCCGCGTCGGTGCCGGGCGTGTAGGGCAGGGGAGGGGTGTTGCCCGTGCCGGAGCGCTGGTACGTCTCCACCGGGTTCACGCCCGCCGCGCGCACCCGAACCACGACCTGCCCCGCCGCGGGCGCGGGATCGGGCACGTCCTCCAGCCGCAGCACCTCCGGCCCACCCGTCTCGTGCACCCGGATCGCCTTCATCGCCTTTCTCCGGCCGAGCCGTCTTTCATCAAGCCGCCGAGCTTGCGCGAGGTTCCGCCCGTGCGGGAGGCTCCACTACGATCCAGCCTTTCGCTCGGGCTTCCTCGTCCTTGCGCGCAAGGTCGGCGAAGATCGCGTCTACGTCGTGGCCGAATTCCGCCGCATAGGCCTCGCGCGCACGACGTACCTCCTCGACGATGGGGTCTTTCCACATGGTCATCCCTTTCCCATGAGTTGCTCCGGCGTGCACAGTATCGGCAGCAAATACCCCGCCGTTCGGCAGATGCGTTCCAGCACTGGCTGGATCTCGGCGTTGGCGATGTGCTTGCAGTTCCACGTCAGGAGGTAATCGATCTTGTGAACAGCCGCCAGTGCGATGTGCGCCGCGTCGGCTTCCGCCTTTTTCGGAAGGACGCCATGACCCATCAGCGAACGGGCCAGCAAGCCAGCCTCTGCACGGAAAGCGAGCAGGGAAAGGCTTGTGATCACTTCCAGCCGGCGGGCGGCGAACTCCCGGTTGCCGCGTGAGGCTTCTTCCACCACGAGCGACGAGGAACACAGATCGAACGACTCGGCTCGACGCTCCCACCATTGATGCGTGATCTGCTGATGGCCCGCGGTGACCAAGTCGCGACTGGGCCGCCCCACGAGATAGCTCACGACGCTGGTTTCAACGTACACTTTGGGCTGGGCCATTGTCCGGCGGAGAGGAGGAATACGGATGTGCGGTTGACCTGCGTGAAAAAGGCGTCTTATGAGACGTGACGCAAGAATTACGACGCCGAGGGAAGCTCCGCATCTACCCGCAGCCGTTCTTCGACGGCGGGGTCGGGGGCCACGAAGAGGGTCTTCGCGTGCTGGATGGTGACGCGGCCGGGAGGGGCGCCGCGCGGCTTGCGGACATGCTTGCGGCGCGTCCAGTCCACCGCGACGGTGCCGGACGAGCGGGCCTTGCTGTAGAACGCGGCGAGCACCGCGGCTTCTTCCAGGTCGCGGGCCGGGGGCGCGTCCGCGTCCGCCCATCGCAGCACGACGTGCGAACCGGGCACCGACCGCGCGTGCAGCCACACGTCCGACGGGGCGGAGTGGCCGAAGGTGACGCGGTCGTTGTCGCGCGATGTCCGCCCCACGCGCACCTCCAGCCCGCCGGAGGTGCGGTAGAGGCGGAACGGCATGCGCTCGGCCTGCGGGCCCGCCGCCGCGCTCTTCTTCGCCGGCTCGCGCGTGAGGAGACGGATGGCCGCGGCGGGAAGCTCGCCCGCCTCGCCGGCGGCGACGGCGGCCTCCCAGCGCTCCACGTCGCGGCGGGCGGCGGCCAGCAGCTCGGGCACGCGCTCCTCGGCGCGCTGGCGGCGGGCGGCCTCGTCGTACAGGCGCTTGGCGTTCTCGTTGGGGCGCAGCGTGGGGTCCAGCTCCACCTCCACCTCGGTCCCGTCCTCGAACGACGGCAGGCGCACGGACGAGGTGCCGGGCGTGACGTACTGCAGGTAGGCGAGGAGGAGGTCGCCCCGCGCGCGCAGCCGGTCTGCCTCGCCCACGCGCCGCATCTCCTGCTCCAGGCTGCCCACCCGCCGCCGCGCGCCCGCCAACCGCTTCCGCGCGCGCTCCAGCAGCTCCGCATCTGCCGTGGACGCCGAAGCAGGGTCGGCGGATGCGCTGCGTTCCGCGGCGGTGTCCATCGCCGCGATCAGCGTCTTCGCATCTTCCGACTCGATCCCCTCCAGCGGCATCGGGTACGGCTGCGCGCCGGCCGGTAGATGCAGGAGCACCGGGCGCGGCGGCGATAAGGTGCGCAGCGCCCACCACCGCTCGAACGCCTCCGCCAGCGCGTCCGCGTCTTCCGACGTGGAAGCGTGGCCTATGATCGAAGCGGAGTTCACGGGGCTCGCGTCGGCGAAGCGGCGCACCAGCTCGCCCCGGCGCTGCGGCGGCGCGAGGGGGGAGAGGACGCGCATCCACTCCGCCCACGCATCGTCACGCTGCACGCGCCCGGAGCCGAAGCGCGGCTCGCCGTGCGGGGGCACGTACGGCGCACCCGCGCGGAGCGAGCGCCCGCCCGCGTCGCGAGCGCGCAGGACGGAGACGATGCGGCGGTCGCTGTTGTCCACCAGCAGCGCGTTCCACTGATTCGTGTGAAGCTCCACCACCAGCGCGCGCGACCCGCCGCGGAACCGGCTGCCCTCCTGGAGCTCGATGCGCAGCCGCCGCTCGTCCGGCGGCGCGGTCACCGAGACGATGCGCGCCTCGGGCGCCAGCGCGGCGGATTCGGGAGGGCGGGGGATGAGGCGGGCCCAGCCAGCGCCGGGGTGCAGGTCGAAGCGCAGCGCCTCGCCGCGGTCCAGGAAAAGGGTCGCGGAAAGGTCTGCCGCGAACACCGGCGAGGGGTGCGCGAAACGGCCAGCGAGGCTCGTTTGCAGCTCCGCGGCGAGGGCGCGGGCGAGGGGCGGATCCCACCGAATCGGGTTTGACACCGGCGGAAGATCAGGTTAGTATTTCGCCACGTCAACCCGCTGATCTTGGACACGCATCGGCCCGGTAACGGGCGGGACATTTGCTGGCTTCCGCCCGCGACCGGTCCCTGGGATGAGGACCGGATGTCCACTCAACGCGGGAATGGCGCTCGGCCGCTCGGCGTACCCGAGCTGCGCGAGATGAAGCGCCGTGGGGAGCGCATCGCAGCGCTCACTGCATACGACTACCTTTTCGCACGGGTGGTCGACGAGGCCGGCGTGGACGTGATCCTCGTCGGCGATTCGCTCGCCCAGGTGGTGCTGGGGTTGGACAGCACGCTGCCCGTCACGGTGGACGACATGATCCACCACGCCCGAGCCGTGCGCCGGGGCGTGCAGCGCGCGCTGCTGGTGGTGGACATGCCGTTCATGTCGTACCAGGTCTCGCCGCAGGACGCGCTCCGCAACGCGGGCCGCATCATGCAGGAGACCGGCGCGGGAGCGGTGAAGTTGGAGGGCGGCTCCCCGCAGGCCGCCGAGACGGTGCGGACCCTCGTCCGCGCCGGGATCCCCGTCATGGGCCACCTGGGCTTCACGCCCCAGTCGGTCAACGTGACGGGGACGCGCGTTCAGGGGCGCGACGAGGATGGCCCCCGCCGCATCCTGGAAGAGGCGAAGCGGCTGGAGGAGGCGGGCGCCTTCTCGGTCGTCCTGGAGCTGATCCCGGGCGCGATCGCGAAGGCGGTGACCCAGGCGCTGGAGATCCCCACCATCGGCATCGGGGCGGGGGCGGAATGCGACGGGCAGGTGCTGGTGCTGCACGACATGCTGGGCATCAACATCGGCTTCGCGCCGCGCTTCCTGCGCCGCTTCGCCGAGGTGGGGCAGGCCGCCGCGGCGGGCGTGGGAGACTACGTGAAGGCGGTGAAGGGCGGGGAGTACCCCTTGCAGGAGCATACCTTCGAATGAGCGCCCAAGCGTTGAGAACGCCCGTGATCCCGCTGCCCGTGGGCGGGGGCATGCGCGTGGTGCACACCCGCGCCCAGGTGCGCGAGGCCGTGGCCGCCGCGCGCGCGCAGGGGAAGACGGTGGCGCTGGTGCCCACCATGGGTTACCTGCACGAGGGCCACCTCTCGCTGGTGGACCGCGCCCGCGCCGAGGCCGGGTTCGTGGCGATGTCCATCTTCGTGAACCCGCTCCAGTTCGGCCCGCGCGAGGACCTGGCGCGCTATCCCCGCGACCTGGACCGCGACCTGGAGATGGCGCGCGACCGTGGCGTGGACCTCGTCTTCGCGCCCGGCGTGGCGGAGATGTACCCCGCTGGCGAGCCGCGCGTGGCGGTCGTTCCGGACACGATGGCCGACCGGCTGTGCGGCGCGTCGCGGCCCGGCCACTTCCGCGGAGTGCTGACCGTCGTCGCCAAGCTGTTCGGCATCTTCGCGCCGGACGTGGCGGTGTTCGGGCAGAAGGACCTGCAGCAGGCCACGCTCATCCGGCGGATGGTGACGGACCTGGACATGGCGGTGCGCGTGGAGATCGCCCCCATCGTCCGCGAGGCCGACGGGCTGGCGATGAGCTCGCGCAACGTCTACCTCTCGCCCGAGGAGCGCGAGCGGGCGCTGGCGCTGTCGCAGGGCCTGGAGCGCTGCCGCGCCCTCTTCGCCGCGGGCGAGACGGACGCGGACGTGCTGCGCGCGGCGCTGTGGGCGGCGATGTCGGTGCCCGGCGTGGAGCCCGAGTACGCCGACGTGGTCGACGCCCGCTCGCTGGAGCCGGTGCAGCGCGCCCTCCCCGGCTCCGTTTGCGCGGTGGCCGCCCGCGTCGGCAAGACCCGCCTCATCGACGACGCCGTCCTGGGCTGAGGCGCCGCGCAGGCGATCGAAGGTAGATGTAGGTCGGACAGACGGC from Longimicrobiaceae bacterium harbors:
- a CDS encoding NADPH:quinone reductase gives rise to the protein MKAIRVHETGGPEVLRLEDVPDPAPAAGQVVVRVRAAGVNPVETYQRSGTGNTPPLPYTPGTDAAGTVESAGEGVANVRPGDRVYTSRTLSGSYAELALCDAAHVHPLPDAATFAQGAALGVPYATAYRGLFHKARALPGETVLVHGASGGVGIAAVELARAAGLTVIGTAGTDDGRRLAREHGAHHVLDHRDEGYLAELMELTGGRGVDVVLEMLANVNLGKDLTIVARGGRVVVIGSRGPVQVNPRDAMSRDASIHGMMVFNATDAELASIHAALGAGLDAGTLRPVIREEIPLADASRAHERVMEPGALGKIVLVP
- a CDS encoding type II toxin-antitoxin system VapC family toxin → MAQPKVYVETSVVSYLVGRPSRDLVTAGHQQITHQWWERRAESFDLCSSSLVVEEASRGNREFAARRLEVITSLSLLAFRAEAGLLARSLMGHGVLPKKAEADAAHIALAAVHKIDYLLTWNCKHIANAEIQPVLERICRTAGYLLPILCTPEQLMGKG
- a CDS encoding NFACT family protein codes for the protein MSNPIRWDPPLARALAAELQTSLAGRFAHPSPVFAADLSATLFLDRGEALRFDLHPGAGWARLIPRPPESAALAPEARIVSVTAPPDERRLRIELQEGSRFRGGSRALVVELHTNQWNALLVDNSDRRIVSVLRARDAGGRSLRAGAPYVPPHGEPRFGSGRVQRDDAWAEWMRVLSPLAPPQRRGELVRRFADASPVNSASIIGHASTSEDADALAEAFERWWALRTLSPPRPVLLHLPAGAQPYPMPLEGIESEDAKTLIAAMDTAAERSASADPASASTADAELLERARKRLAGARRRVGSLEQEMRRVGEADRLRARGDLLLAYLQYVTPGTSSVRLPSFEDGTEVEVELDPTLRPNENAKRLYDEAARRQRAEERVPELLAAARRDVERWEAAVAAGEAGELPAAAIRLLTREPAKKSAAAGPQAERMPFRLYRTSGGLEVRVGRTSRDNDRVTFGHSAPSDVWLHARSVPGSHVVLRWADADAPPARDLEEAAVLAAFYSKARSSGTVAVDWTRRKHVRKPRGAPPGRVTIQHAKTLFVAPDPAVEERLRVDAELPSAS
- the panB gene encoding 3-methyl-2-oxobutanoate hydroxymethyltransferase; translated protein: MSTQRGNGARPLGVPELREMKRRGERIAALTAYDYLFARVVDEAGVDVILVGDSLAQVVLGLDSTLPVTVDDMIHHARAVRRGVQRALLVVDMPFMSYQVSPQDALRNAGRIMQETGAGAVKLEGGSPQAAETVRTLVRAGIPVMGHLGFTPQSVNVTGTRVQGRDEDGPRRILEEAKRLEEAGAFSVVLELIPGAIAKAVTQALEIPTIGIGAGAECDGQVLVLHDMLGINIGFAPRFLRRFAEVGQAAAAGVGDYVKAVKGGEYPLQEHTFE
- the panC gene encoding pantoate--beta-alanine ligase, giving the protein MSAQALRTPVIPLPVGGGMRVVHTRAQVREAVAAARAQGKTVALVPTMGYLHEGHLSLVDRARAEAGFVAMSIFVNPLQFGPREDLARYPRDLDRDLEMARDRGVDLVFAPGVAEMYPAGEPRVAVVPDTMADRLCGASRPGHFRGVLTVVAKLFGIFAPDVAVFGQKDLQQATLIRRMVTDLDMAVRVEIAPIVREADGLAMSSRNVYLSPEERERALALSQGLERCRALFAAGETDADVLRAALWAAMSVPGVEPEYADVVDARSLEPVQRALPGSVCAVAARVGKTRLIDDAVLG